A part of Dasypus novemcinctus isolate mDasNov1 chromosome 7, mDasNov1.1.hap2, whole genome shotgun sequence genomic DNA contains:
- the PRLH gene encoding prolactin-releasing peptide, translating into MRARPAWLLCLLLLGLVLRGAARRAPQHSMEIRTPGIDPAWYAGRRIRPVGRFGRRGAAVEGVPKPGPRRRPACFPPEGGAQFPQDG; encoded by the exons ATGAGGGCGCGGCCGGCTTGGCTCCTGTGCCTGCTGCTGCTCGGCCTGGTCCTGCGGGGGGCGGCGCGCCGAGCCCCCCAGCACTCCATGGAGATCCGCA CCCCTGGCATCGACCCTGCCTGGTACGCGGGCCGGAGAATCAGGCCTGTGGGCCGCTTCGGCCGGAGGGGCGCGGCCGTGGAGGGCGTCCCCAAGCCTGGCCCCAGACGCAGGCCCGCCTGCTTCCCACCGGAAGGCGGCGCTCAGTTCCCCCAGGATGGGTGA